A region of Arabidopsis thaliana chromosome 5, partial sequence DNA encodes the following proteins:
- the ADK1 gene encoding adenylate kinase 1 (adenylate kinase 1 (ADK1); FUNCTIONS IN: copper ion binding, adenylate kinase activity; INVOLVED IN: response to cadmium ion; LOCATED IN: mitochondrion, plasma membrane; EXPRESSED IN: 24 plant structures; EXPRESSED DURING: 13 growth stages; CONTAINS InterPro DOMAIN/s: Adenylate kinase, active site lid domain (InterPro:IPR007862), Adenylate kinase (InterPro:IPR000850); BEST Arabidopsis thaliana protein match is: Adenylate kinase family protein (TAIR:AT5G50370.1); Has 14853 Blast hits to 14693 proteins in 5114 species: Archae - 98; Bacteria - 9957; Metazoa - 1251; Fungi - 476; Plants - 450; Viruses - 0; Other Eukaryotes - 2621 (source: NCBI BLink).), whose protein sequence is MATGGAAADLEDVQTVDLMSELLRRLKCSQKPDKRLIFIGPPGSGKGTQSPVVKDEYCLCHLSTGDMLRAAVASKTPLGVKAKEAMEKGELVSDDLVVGIIDEAMNKPKCQKGFILDGFPRTVTQAEKLDEMLKRRGTEIDKVLNFAIDDAILEERITGRWIHPSSGRSYHTKFAPPKTPGVDDMITLMF, encoded by the exons ATGGCGACCGGTGGTGCTGCGGCGGATTTGGAAGATGTTCAGACGGTGGATCTCATGTCGGAGCTCCTCCGCCGCCTCAAGTGTTCTCAGAAGCCCGACAAACGCCTCATCTTCATTG GACCTCCAGGGTCAGGGAAAGGTACTCAATCTCCAGTAGTGAAGGATGAGTATTGCTTGTGTCACTTATCCACTGGAGACATGTTAAGAGCTGCTGTTGCTTCTAAGACCCCTCTTGGTGTCAAGGCTAAAGAAGCTATGGAAAAA gGAGAGCTCGTCTCTGATGATTTGGTTGTTGGTATAATTGATGAAGCCATGAACAAGCCAAAATGTCAAAAAGGATTTATCCTTGATGGGTTCCCCAGGACTGTTACTCAGGCAGAGAAG CTCGATGAGATGCTTAAGAGGCGAGGAACTGAAATTGACAAAGTTCTCAACTTTGCTATTGATGACGCAATCTTGGAGGAAAGAATAACCGGGCGATGGATCCACCCATCGAGTGGCAGGAGTTACCACACCAAATTTGCTCCTCCCAAAACCCCTGGAGTTGATGAT ATGATAACGCTGATGTTCTAA
- a CDS encoding hypothetical protein (DUF167) (Protein of unknown function (DUF167); CONTAINS InterPro DOMAIN/s: Protein of unknown function DUF167 (InterPro:IPR003746); BEST Arabidopsis thaliana protein match is: Protein of unknown function (DUF167) (TAIR:AT1G49170.1); Has 813 Blast hits to 813 proteins in 317 species: Archae - 13; Bacteria - 428; Metazoa - 238; Fungi - 12; Plants - 68; Viruses - 0; Other Eukaryotes - 54 (source: NCBI BLink).), with product MPKRTTHTYSSEDAAPDGPDSDLFVYYCKHCGSHVLITDTQLQKMPKRKTDRSNVLDKKTHLARLNVSEGGKVLLKRGEGKMERQFRMNCIGCELFVCYRAEENLETASFIYIVDGALSAVAAETNPQDAPVPPCISQLDGGLVQVAIEVEDRAQRSAITRVNADDVRVTVAAPAARGEANNELLEFMGRVLGLRLSQMTLQRGWNSKSKLLVVEDLSARQVYEKLLEAVVP from the exons atgccGAAGAGAACGACACACACGTACTCGAGCGAGGACGCCGCGCCGGATGGACCCGACTCTGATCTCTTCGTATACTACTGCAAACACTGTGGTTCTCATGTCCTTATCACTG ATACCCAGTTGCAGAAGATGCCAAAAAGGAAGACCGACAGGTCGAATGTACTTGACAAGAAGACGCACCTTGCTAGGTTGAATGTCAGCGAGGGAGGAAAAGTTTTATTGAAACG TGGCGAAGGAAAAATGGAGAGACAGTTTAGAATGAACTGTATCGGTTGTgagctttttgtttgttatcgTGCTGAAGAGAATCTGGAAACAGCGTCTTTCATTTACATTGTTGATGGAGCACTTAGTGCTGTTGCTGCAGAAACCAACCCACAG GATGCACCAGTACCTCCCTGCATTTCACAACTCGACGGTGGACTTGTTCAGGTTGCAATAGAAGTGGAAGACCGTGCACAACGTTCAGCAATCACAA GGGTAAATGCTGATGATGTTCGTGTGACTGTTGCTGCACCAGCAGCCCGTGGGGAAGCTAACAACGAGCTTCTGGAATTCATGGGAAGG GTTCTTGGTTTAAGGTTGAGCCAGATGACTCTCCAAAGAGGTTGGAATAGCAAATCAAAACTCCTCGTG GTCGAGGATTTATCAGCTAGACAAGTGTATGAGAAGCTTCTCGAGGCCGTTGTACCGTAA
- the emb2746 gene encoding RNA-metabolising metallo-beta-lactamase family protein (embryo defective 2746 (emb2746); FUNCTIONS IN: hydrolase activity, DNA binding, catalytic activity; INVOLVED IN: metabolic process, embryo development ending in seed dormancy; LOCATED IN: chloroplast; EXPRESSED IN: 22 plant structures; EXPRESSED DURING: 13 growth stages; CONTAINS InterPro DOMAIN/s: SANT, DNA-binding (InterPro:IPR001005), RNA-metabolising metallo-beta-lactamase (InterPro:IPR011108), Beta-lactamase-like (InterPro:IPR001279), MYB-like (InterPro:IPR017877); BEST Arabidopsis thaliana protein match is: Homeodomain-like superfamily protein (TAIR:AT2G38250.1); Has 35333 Blast hits to 34131 proteins in 2444 species: Archae - 798; Bacteria - 22429; Metazoa - 974; Fungi - 991; Plants - 531; Viruses - 0; Other Eukaryotes - 9610 (source: NCBI BLink).): MMKPASLQGFSSHASSSIYSDVRRPATTPSKMAAFSALSLCPYTFTFRQSSRIKSTVSCSVTSAPASGTSSSSKTPRRRSGRLEGVGKSMEDSVKRKMEQFYEGTDGPPLRILPIGGLGEIGMNCMLVGNYDRYILIDAGIMFPDYDEPGIQKIMPDTGFIRRWKHKIEAVVITHGHEDHIGALPWVIPALDPNTPIFASSFTMELIKKRLKEHGIFVQSRLKTFSTRRRFMAGPFEIEPITVTHSIPDCSGLFLRCADGNILHTGDWKIDEAPLDGKVFDREALEELSKEGVTLMMSDSTNVLSPGRTISEKVVADALVRNVMAAKGRVITTQFASNIHRLGSIKAAADITGRKLVFVGMSLRTYLEAAWRDGKAPIDPSSLIKVEDIEAYAPKDLLIVTTGSQAEPRAALNLASYGSSHAFKLTKEDIILYSAKVIPGNESRVMKMMNRIADIGPNIIMGKNEMLHTSGHAYRGELEEVLKIVKPQHFLPIHGELLFLKEHELLGKSTGIRHTTVIKNGEMLGVSHLRNRRVLSNGFSSLGRENLQLMYSDGDKAFGTSSELCIDERLRISSDGIIVLSMEIMRPGVSENTLKGKIRITTRCMWLDKGRLLDALHKAAHAALSSCPVTCPLSHMERTVSEVLRKIVRKYSGKRPEVIAIATENPMAVRADEVSARLSGDPSVGSGVAALRKVVEGNDKRSRAKKAPSQEASPKEVDRTLEDDIIDSARLLAEEETAASTYTEEVDTPVGSSSEESDDFWKSFINPSSSPSPSETENMNKVADTEPKAEGKENSRDDDELADASDSETKSSPKRVRKNKWKPEEIKKVIRMRGELHSRFQVVKGRMALWEEISSNLSAEGINRSPGQCKSLWASLIQKYEESKADERSKTSWPHFEDMNNILSELGTPAS; encoded by the exons ATGATGAAACCTGCTTCTTTGCAAGGTTTCTCCTCACATGCGTCCTCCTCTATCTACTCCGATGTTCGCAGGCCAGCTACTACTCCTTCGAAAATGGCAGCTTTTAGTGCCCTCTCGCTTTGTCCCTATACTTTCACCTTCCGCCAAAGCTCTCGAATTAAGTCTACCGTTTCCTGTTCCGTCACTTCTGCTCCTGCTTCTG GTACATCTTCATCCTCTAAGACGCCACGTAGAAGATCAGGTCGACTAGAAGGAGTTGGAAAAAGCATGGAGGATTCGGTGAAACGTAAAATGGAACAGTTTTATGAAGGAACCGATGGACCACCTCTCCGTATTCTTCCCATAGGAGGCCTTGGTGAAATTGGAATGAACTGTATGCTTGTTGGAAACTATGATCGTTACATTCTAATCGACGCTGGTATAATGTTCCCTGA TTATGATGAGCCTGGGATCCAGAAAATAATGCCAGACACAGGATTTATCAGACGATGGAAACACAAAATTGAAGCTGTTGTTATAACGCATGGTCATGAAGATCACATTGGTGCGTTGCCTTGG GTTATCCCAGCATTGGACCCTAATACACCAATATTCGCATCATCCTTCACCATGGAG CTTATAAAGAAGCGCTTGAAGGAGCATGGAATCTTCGTTCAATCTAGACTTAAGACATTCAGCACTCGAAGGAGATTTATGGCTGGACCATTTGAGATAGAGCCCATTACAGTTACCCATTCTATTCCTGATTGTAGTGGTTTATTCCTCCGTTGCGCTGATGGTAATATTCTTCACACTGGTGATTGGAAG ATTGATGAAGCACCATTGGATGGAAAAGTCTTTGATCGTGAAGCTTTAGAAGAACTCTCAAAGGAAGGAGTCACATTG ATGATGAGTGACTCAACAAATGTGTTGTCACCTGGAAGGACAATTAGTGAAAAGGTGGTAGCAGATGCTCTGGTAAGGAATGTAATGGCGGCCAAGGGAAGAGTAATCACAACTCAGTTTGCCTCTAATATACACCGTTTGGGAAGTATAAAAGCTGCTGCTGATATAACTGGTCGAAAGTTG GTCTTTGTTGGCATGTCGTTGCGGACATACCTAGAGGCAGCTTGGAGGGATGGAAAGGCTCCAATTGACCCGTCAAGTCTG ATAAAAGTCGAAGACATTGAAGCATATGCTCCTAAGGACTTACTGATTGTCACAACTGGATCACAA GCAGAACCACGCGCTGCCCTGAATCTTGCATCATATGGGAGTAGTCACGCATTCAAACTTACGAAGGAAGACATAATTCTTTACTCTGCCAAG GTAATCCCAGGCAATGAATCACGAgtaatgaaaatgatgaatcgGATAGCAGATATCGGGCCAAATATTATCATGGGTAAGAATGAAATGCTCCACACATCTGGTCATGCCTACCGTGGAGAATTG GAAGAGGTCCTTAAAATAGTGAAGCCGCAACATTTTCTTCCCATACATGGagaacttttgtttcttaaggAGCATGAGTTGCTCGGGAAGTCTACTGGGATTAGACACACTACT GTTATAAAGAACGGAGAAATGCTAGGAGTTTCTCACCTGAGAAATAGAAGGGTTTTGTCTAATGGATTTAGCTCTCTTGGCAGGGAGAATTTGCAG TTAATGTATAGTGATGGTGATAAAGCATTTGGCACATCAAGCGAACTATGCATTGACGAACGACTTAGAATTTCTTCTGATGGCATTATAGTTCTGAG CATGGAGATCATGCGTCCAGGGGTCTCAGAAAACACtttgaaaggaaaaataaGAATCACAACGCGGTGCATGTGGCTTGACAAAGGAAGACTTTTAGATGCACTTCACAAAGCAGCTCATGCTGCTCTATCAAGTTGTCCTGTGACATGTCCCTTGTCTCACATGGAAAGAACAGTCTCCGAAGTCCTGAGGAAGATTGTAAGGAAGTACAGTGGTAAAAGGCCTGAAGTCATCGCTATAGCCACTGAGAATCCAATGGCTGTCCGAGCTGATGAGGTCAGTGCGAGACTGTCTGGTGATCCAAGTGTTGGTTCTGGAGTTGCAGCTTTAAGGAAAGTTGTTGAAGGAAATGACAAAAGAAGTCGGGCGAAGAAAGCACCTTCACAAGAAGCTTCCCCCAAAGAAGTAGATCGCACTTTGGAAG ATGATATCATTGATAGTGCAAGACTACtggctgaagaagaaactgcGGCATCAACATACACGGAAGAAGTTGATACGCCCGTTGGGAGTTCTTCAGAAGAGTCAGACGATTTTTGGAAATCATTCATCAATCCATCATCGTCACCTTCACCGAGTGAAacagaaaatatgaataaGGTAGCTGATACGGAGCCTAAAGCAGAGGGTAAGGAAAACAGCAGAGACGACGATGAATTAGCTGATGCTTCAGATTCTGAAACCAAGTCATCACCAAAACGTGTGAGGAAGAACAAATGGAAACCGGAGGAGATAAAGAAGGTAATCAGAATGCGAGGAGAGCTGCACAGTAGATTTCAAGTGGTGAAAGGTAGAATGGCATTGTGGGAAGAGATCTCTTCAAATCTATCAGCTGAAGGAATCAATCGAAGCCCGGGACAATGCAAATCTCTCTGGGCATCACTTATTCAGAAATACGAG GAGAGCAAGGCTGATGAGAGAAGCAAGACGAGTTGGCCACATTTTGAGGATATGAACAACATTTTGTCAGAGCTAGGCACACCTGCGTCTTAA
- a CDS encoding hypothetical protein (DUF167) (Protein of unknown function (DUF167); CONTAINS InterPro DOMAIN/s: Protein of unknown function DUF167 (InterPro:IPR003746); Has 297 Blast hits to 297 proteins in 98 species: Archae - 0; Bacteria - 8; Metazoa - 181; Fungi - 12; Plants - 60; Viruses - 0; Other Eukaryotes - 36 (source: NCBI BLink).), whose amino-acid sequence MPKRTTHTYSSEDAAPDGPDSDLFVYYCKHCGSHVLITDTQLQKMPKRKTDRSNVLDKKTHLARLNVSEGGKVLLKRGEGKMERQFRMNCIGCELFVCYRAEENLETASFIYIVDGALSAVAAETNPQDAPVPPCISQLDGGLVQVAIEVEDRAQRSAITRVNADDVRVTVAAPAARGEANNELLEFMGRVPNQSVINHFLRFIL is encoded by the exons atgccGAAGAGAACGACACACACGTACTCGAGCGAGGACGCCGCGCCGGATGGACCCGACTCTGATCTCTTCGTATACTACTGCAAACACTGTGGTTCTCATGTCCTTATCACTG ATACCCAGTTGCAGAAGATGCCAAAAAGGAAGACCGACAGGTCGAATGTACTTGACAAGAAGACGCACCTTGCTAGGTTGAATGTCAGCGAGGGAGGAAAAGTTTTATTGAAACG TGGCGAAGGAAAAATGGAGAGACAGTTTAGAATGAACTGTATCGGTTGTgagctttttgtttgttatcgTGCTGAAGAGAATCTGGAAACAGCGTCTTTCATTTACATTGTTGATGGAGCACTTAGTGCTGTTGCTGCAGAAACCAACCCACAG GATGCACCAGTACCTCCCTGCATTTCACAACTCGACGGTGGACTTGTTCAGGTTGCAATAGAAGTGGAAGACCGTGCACAACGTTCAGCAATCACAA GGGTAAATGCTGATGATGTTCGTGTGACTGTTGCTGCACCAGCAGCCCGTGGGGAAGCTAACAACGAGCTTCTGGAATTCATGGGAAGGGTACCAAATCAATCCGTTATTAATcactttttaagatttatacTCTAG
- the ADK1 gene encoding adenylate kinase 1 (adenylate kinase 1 (ADK1); FUNCTIONS IN: copper ion binding, adenylate kinase activity; INVOLVED IN: response to cadmium ion; LOCATED IN: mitochondrion, plasma membrane; EXPRESSED IN: 24 plant structures; EXPRESSED DURING: 13 growth stages; CONTAINS InterPro DOMAIN/s: Adenylate kinase, active site lid domain (InterPro:IPR007862), Adenylate kinase, subfamily (InterPro:IPR006259), Adenylate kinase (InterPro:IPR000850); BEST Arabidopsis thaliana protein match is: Adenylate kinase family protein (TAIR:AT5G50370.1); Has 15080 Blast hits to 14911 proteins in 5099 species: Archae - 98; Bacteria - 9942; Metazoa - 1275; Fungi - 473; Plants - 468; Viruses - 0; Other Eukaryotes - 2824 (source: NCBI BLink).), with product MATGGAAADLEDVQTVDLMSELLRRLKCSQKPDKRLIFIGPPGSGKGTQSPVVKDEYCLCHLSTGDMLRAAVASKTPLGVKAKEAMEKGELVSDDLVVGIIDEAMNKPKCQKGFILDGFPRTVTQAEKLDEMLKRRGTEIDKVLNFAIDDAILEERITGRWIHPSSGRSYHTKFAPPKTPGVDDITGEPLIQRKDDNADVLKSRLAAFHSQTQPVIDYYAKKAVLTNIQAEKAPQEVTSEVKKALS from the exons ATGGCGACCGGTGGTGCTGCGGCGGATTTGGAAGATGTTCAGACGGTGGATCTCATGTCGGAGCTCCTCCGCCGCCTCAAGTGTTCTCAGAAGCCCGACAAACGCCTCATCTTCATTG GACCTCCAGGGTCAGGGAAAGGTACTCAATCTCCAGTAGTGAAGGATGAGTATTGCTTGTGTCACTTATCCACTGGAGACATGTTAAGAGCTGCTGTTGCTTCTAAGACCCCTCTTGGTGTCAAGGCTAAAGAAGCTATGGAAAAA gGAGAGCTCGTCTCTGATGATTTGGTTGTTGGTATAATTGATGAAGCCATGAACAAGCCAAAATGTCAAAAAGGATTTATCCTTGATGGGTTCCCCAGGACTGTTACTCAGGCAGAGAAG CTCGATGAGATGCTTAAGAGGCGAGGAACTGAAATTGACAAAGTTCTCAACTTTGCTATTGATGACGCAATCTTGGAGGAAAGAATAACCGGGCGATGGATCCACCCATCGAGTGGCAGGAGTTACCACACCAAATTTGCTCCTCCCAAAACCCCTGGAGTTGATGAT ATTACTGGAGAGCCTCTGATCCAACGTAAAGATGATAACGCTGATGTTCTAAAGTCGAGGCTTGCAGCTTTCCACAGTCAAACTCAACCG GTGATTGATTACTACGCAAAGAAGGCCGTTCTCACAAACATCCAGGCCGAGAAGGCTCCCCAAGAAGTTACATCAGAGGTTAAAAAAGCATTGTCATGA
- a CDS encoding Leucine-rich repeat protein kinase family protein (Leucine-rich repeat protein kinase family protein; FUNCTIONS IN: protein serine/threonine kinase activity, protein kinase activity, ATP binding; INVOLVED IN: transmembrane receptor protein tyrosine kinase signaling pathway, protein amino acid phosphorylation; LOCATED IN: endomembrane system; EXPRESSED IN: 22 plant structures; EXPRESSED DURING: 13 growth stages; CONTAINS InterPro DOMAIN/s: Protein kinase, catalytic domain (InterPro:IPR000719), Leucine-rich repeat (InterPro:IPR001611), Serine-threonine/tyrosine-protein kinase (InterPro:IPR001245), Protein kinase-like domain (InterPro:IPR011009); BEST Arabidopsis thaliana protein match is: Leucine-rich repeat protein kinase family protein (TAIR:AT5G14210.1); Has 30201 Blast hits to 17322 proteins in 780 species: Archae - 12; Bacteria - 1396; Metazoa - 17338; Fungi - 3422; Plants - 5037; Viruses - 0; Other Eukaryotes - 2996 (source: NCBI BLink).): protein MGLFKFIFLLSLLWSFYSLGSSQLQASQAQVLLQLKKHLEYPQQLESWYDHRTNFCYLQATPSMNITCFSNSVSELNIFGDKSSEKAKSFDGFAISNVTLSDGFSIESFVTTLSRLKSLRVLTLASLGIWGRLPEKLHRLSSLEYLDLSNNFLFGSVPPKLSTMVKLETFRFDHNFFNGTLPSWFDSYWYLKVLSFKSNKLSGELHSSLLSLSTIEYIDLRANSLSGSLPDDLKCGSKLWFIDISDNKLTGKLPRCLSSKQDIALRFNGNCLSLEKQQHPESFCVKEVRAAAKAEAKAEAEAANESGKRKWKKGALIGLIVGISMSVLVLVCCVFILLRRKGVTKKHVHHNTVQDNHPTTGFSSEILSNARYISETSKFGSEDLPVCRQFSLEEIVKATKNFDKTMILGESSLYGTLYKGNLENGTKVAIRCLPSSKKYSIRNLKLRLDLLAKLRHPNLVCLLGHCIDCGGKDDYSVEKVFLIYEYIPNGNFQSCLSDNSSGKGMNWSERLNVLTGVAKAVHFLHTGVIPGFFSNRLKTNNVLLNQHRFAKLSDYGLSIVSEATRHNTEIAKSWQMSRLEDDVYSFGLILLQSIVGPSVSAREEAFLRDELASLESEEGRRRMVNPTVQATCRNGSLIRVITLMNKCVSPESLSRPSFEDILWNLQYASQLQAASDGDQC, encoded by the exons ATGGGTTTGTttaaattcatcttcttgttaTCTCTTCTATGGAGTTTCTACAGTTTAGGCTCATCTCAGCTACAAGCTTCACAAGCAcaagttcttcttcagctgAAAAAACACTTAGAATATCCACAACAGCTAGAATCTTGGTATGATCACAGAACCAATTTCTGCTACTTACAAGCAACACCATCGATGAACATCACTTGTTTCTCTAATTCAGTCTCAGAGCTAAACATCTTCGGTGATAAGTCATCAGAAAAAGccaaaagctttgatggttttgcTATCTCTAATGTTACTTTATCTGATGGATTCTCCATTGAATCATTTGTCACTACACTGTCAAGGCTAAAATCTCTTAGGGTTCTTACTCTGGCTTCTCTAGGGATTTGGGGTCGTCTCCCTGAGAAACTTCATCGTTTATCTTCACTTGAGTATTTGGATTTGAGCAATAACTTTCTGTTTGGTTCAGTACCACCTAAGTTGTCTACAATGGTAAAGCTTGAAACTTTCAGATTTGATCATAACTTCTTCAATGGCACATTACCTAGCTGGTTTGATTCGTATTGGTATCTCAAAGTTCTTAGCTTTAAAAGTAATAAGCTATCAGGAGAGCTACATTCTTCATTACTCTCGTTGTCAACAATCGAGTATATCGATTTGAGAGCGAATTCTCTGAGTGGTTCACTTCCGGATGATCTGAAATGTGGAAGCAAACTCTGGTTTATCGACATTTCCGACAATAAGTTAACCGGAAAACTTCCTCGTTGCTTAAGCAGCAAGCAAGATATTGCGTTGAGATTCAATGGAAACTGTTTATCTCTAGAGAAACAGCAACATCCAGAATCTTTTTGTGTTAAAGAAGTTCGCGCTGCGGCTAAAGCTGAAGCAAAAGCAGAAGCAGAGGCTGCAAATGAatcaggaaaaagaaaatggaagaaaggAGCTTTAATCGGCTTAATCGTTGGTATATCAATGTCGGTATTGGTTTTAGTCTGCTGTGTATTTATCTTGCTCAGAAGAAAAGGAGTAACAAAGAAGCATGTCCACCATAATACTGTCCAAGATAATCATCCAACTACTGGATTTTCTTCCGAGATACTCTCAAACGCAA GGTACATTTCTGAAACATCCAAGTTTGGTTCAGAGGATTTACCGGTATGTAGACAGTTTAGCTTAGAAGAGATAGTTAAAGCTACAAAGAACTTCGATAAGACTATGATACTCGGTGAAAGCTCCTTATATGGCACG CTTTACAAAGGAAATCTTGAGAATGGAACAAAAGTGGCAATAAGATGCTTACCTTCATCGAAGAAATACTCGATAAGGAATCTTAAACTGCGGTTGGATTTGCTCGCAAAGCTTAGACACCCGAATCTTGTCTGCTTGTTGGGTCATTGCATAGATTGTGGAGGAAAAGATGATTACAGCGTTGAGAAAGTCTTTTTGATTTATGAGTACATTCCAAATGGAAACTTCCAATCTTGTCTCTCAG ATAATAGTTCAGGTAAGGGTATGAATTGGTCAGAGAGGCTTAATGTTCTCACAGGTGTTGCAAAAGCTGTTCATTTTCTTCACACTGGAGTTATTCCTGGATTCTTCAGCAATAGACTCAAGACTAACAACGTTTTGCTTAACCAACATCGGTTTGCGAAGCTGAGTGATTATGGTTTGTCCATTGTCTCTGAAGCAACCAGACATAACACA GAAATCGCAAAATCATGGCAAATGTCAAGGCTAGAAGACGATGTTTACAGCTTTGGATTGATTCTTCTACAATCAATCGTTGGACCATCTGTATCCgcaagagaagaagcattTCTACGAGACGAACTG GCATCGTTGGAGAGCGAAGAAGGGAGGAGAAGAATGGTGAATCCGACAGTACAAGCCACTTGTCGAAACGGATCACTGATAAGAGTGATAACTCTGATGAACAAATGTGTTTCACCTGAATCTTTAAGCCGACCGTCCTTCGAAGATATCTTGTGGAATTTACAGTATGCTTCTCAGTTGCAAGCTGCTTCTGATGGTGACCAGTGTTAA